A stretch of the Archangium violaceum genome encodes the following:
- a CDS encoding response regulator: protein MPKPKVTIVDDDRDTRELLSFALESEGFEVNAAANGLRLIASLQLKRPDVILMDVNMSWIDGFELCKAVKKNEQFRDIPVVFISGRGEPEDKRRGREAGAADYFVKPLDLNALIARLRELIQSPAPEVP, encoded by the coding sequence ATGCCGAAGCCCAAGGTCACCATCGTCGACGACGACCGCGATACGCGGGAGTTGCTCTCGTTCGCCCTGGAGTCGGAGGGCTTCGAGGTCAACGCCGCGGCCAACGGGCTGCGGCTGATCGCCTCCCTGCAGCTCAAGCGGCCCGACGTCATCCTCATGGACGTGAACATGTCCTGGATCGACGGTTTCGAGCTGTGCAAGGCAGTGAAGAAGAACGAGCAGTTCCGGGACATCCCCGTCGTCTTCATCAGTGGGCGCGGGGAGCCGGAGGACAAGCGGCGCGGGCGCGAGGCCGGTGCCGCGGACTATTTCGTGAAACCCCTGGATCTCAACGCGCTCATCGCGCGGCTGCGCGAGCTCATTCAGTCGCCCGCTCCCGAGGTGCCCTGA